In one window of Methanococcoides methylutens DNA:
- a CDS encoding gamma carbonic anhydrase family protein, translating into MLLKFKDKGPIVAETAFIADSADIIGDVFVGENSSIWFNAVLRADMDKIKIGNRTSIQDNSVIHTDPATPTEIGDDVTVGHGAVLHSCKIGDNVLIGMNSTVLDEVEIGENSIVGANALVPPGKKFPPNSVITGVPGKVRREATPEDAVMIRENAAEYVRLAAEYRKQKKN; encoded by the coding sequence ATGCTATTAAAATTCAAGGACAAGGGACCGATCGTTGCTGAAACTGCATTCATTGCAGATTCCGCAGACATCATCGGAGACGTGTTCGTAGGCGAGAACTCAAGCATCTGGTTCAATGCAGTCCTCCGGGCAGACATGGATAAAATAAAGATTGGAAACCGCACAAGCATCCAGGACAATTCAGTTATCCACACCGACCCCGCAACTCCAACCGAGATCGGGGACGATGTGACCGTAGGTCACGGGGCGGTCCTGCATAGCTGTAAGATCGGGGACAATGTTCTCATAGGCATGAACTCCACAGTACTTGACGAGGTCGAGATCGGAGAGAATTCCATCGTTGGTGCCAATGCACTTGTTCCACCAGGCAAGAAATTCCCGCCTAACAGCGTTATCACAGGAGTTCCCGGGAAAGTAAGAAGGGAAGCCACACCTGAGGATGCTGTAATGATAAGGGAAAATGCAGCAGAATATGTGAGGCTGGCAGCAGAATATAGGAAGCAGAAGAAGAACTGA
- a CDS encoding epoxyqueuosine reductase produces MEQQLKEALLEKCREMEIPLVGVANVELWEKPRFHPWIPEEFHPQSIYPEARSAIVIGLPVTLPVLETSPSIYYRELYKTVNNLLDQYTYRLSNFLTEKGYPSIFIPRDGYGSIKVLLDNPVAFFSHRHAAFLAGLGNFGVNNTILTPGYGPRVRFGTILTTAELEPDNIIEKQLCNHCMRCVRMCPSNTLEEKDYPEGITDKKACASFSDELNKREISPCGICIKVCPIGEDRKTYGREDASMYEKKDKFKDYHRAWEHVRSYGGK; encoded by the coding sequence ATGGAACAACAACTGAAAGAAGCCCTTCTGGAAAAATGCAGGGAAATGGAGATCCCTCTGGTAGGGGTGGCCAATGTTGAGCTCTGGGAAAAGCCCCGGTTCCATCCATGGATACCTGAAGAATTCCATCCTCAGTCCATCTACCCTGAAGCAAGGTCTGCAATAGTCATCGGACTGCCGGTAACACTCCCTGTGCTGGAGACGTCTCCGTCGATATACTACCGCGAGCTCTACAAGACAGTGAACAACCTGCTGGACCAGTACACCTACCGACTGTCAAACTTCCTTACTGAGAAAGGTTATCCTTCTATCTTCATTCCAAGGGATGGATACGGTTCTATCAAGGTACTTCTGGATAATCCCGTTGCTTTCTTTTCACACCGACATGCTGCATTCCTTGCAGGTCTTGGAAACTTCGGGGTCAACAATACCATCCTCACTCCTGGATACGGACCAAGGGTGCGCTTCGGCACGATCCTGACCACTGCCGAGCTCGAACCGGACAACATCATAGAAAAGCAGCTATGCAACCATTGCATGCGTTGTGTCAGGATGTGTCCGTCAAATACACTTGAGGAAAAGGACTATCCGGAAGGAATAACCGACAAGAAAGCCTGTGCATCCTTTAGCGATGAGCTGAACAAACGAGAGATTTCACCTTGCGGGATATGTATAAAGGTCTGTCCGATCGGAGAGGATCGCAAAACCTACGGAAGGGAAGATGCTTCAATGTATGAAAAGAAGGATAAGTTTAAAGATTACCATCGTGCCTGGGAACATGTCCGATCATATGGCGGAAAATAA